GACATGAACAGATatgaaaaagacaagaggcCCGAGCGTCGTGACGTCCACAGCTGCTCTGAGGGTAGCTCAGGTATCTAGCGAGTGTTTTGTTTTTTATCAGGTGGGACACTCTGGGCGGGTACGACAAAGAAATGCAAATCtacggaggagaagaattCGAGATTTCCTTCAAGACATGGATGTGTGGAGGTTCTCTCCACCTGGTACCGTGCAGCAGAGTCGGCCACGTTTTCAGGAGCAACGAATTCTGGCAAGGTGCGTCTTCCCTTAAGCTGGGTTTCTCGTCAGTCTTCTGTCTAGCAGTGTTTGCCTCAACGCGTCGCCTGTTTTGCCGCCACTGCGTCCGTTTCTCTCATCTACTCAGTGTCTTCGTCCGGGCGTCTTTTTCAGGGATGCATGTGcattcgttttctttgttcCAGGCCCTTCTGGCCTGTCGCGCCTGTTTCGTCTACACTATTCAGTTTCGCTCGGCTTTTTCGCACATTCCGCCCTCTTCATTCAATCGTTTTCTCGTAGATATTTCCGtattcgtcttcttcgtcctctcgcATATCTGCCGCCCCATTTGTGTCTCtggttctctctgcgctcttcgccgtctttgGTAGGCCACTCTTCAGATTGATCCGATACCTGTGTTCATTTTCCCGACTCGGGGCTTCCGGCTAGCTACTCATGCGACTCGCACAACTACGCGAACGGCGAAGCTTTCCATTCTGGGGCGTACAATTTCTTTCATTTTCTTCGACTGTCACCTCTTATTTTGCTTTCTTGTCTAGGCCAGGTGTACACGGTTCCCGGTGCGTTGATTCACCGGAACAAGCTGCGGACAGCTCACGTGTGGATGGGAGAGTACGCGAGAATCGTCGAGCTGGTCATTCCTCGTTTGCCTCAAGATAAACCGCTGGGCGATTTGACGGAGCTGAAGGCTCTGCGGGACCGACTCAAGTGCAAAGACTTTAACTGGTACTTGAAGAACATTTATCCGGAACTCGAACCCCCGAACCTGGCGCATGCAATGACCGGCGCGATGCGGAATCCAAAGTTCAACTGCTGTCTCGATACCCTCACAACGAAAAACCAAGAAATCGGCGTCTATCCCTGCCACTTTGAACACGGCACTCAGGTACGAATATCTGTGGAGGGCGCTGGTTCAGATGCTCTAGGTTATACACAGAAATTCGAGGGATCGAAATATGGCACAGACAAATAGGCGTTTCTTTGTTCGAAACGACAGCTTGAAAGAGAGGCGCTGTCGCACAGATCCGTCGGCATTTTACTGGTATCTCTGTAAACCAACCCCCCTTTCTTGGCGTTCGTGCGTCTGTATCTTCTGCATATCTTTCGTATCAAACGAGTGCAGAaacacacgcatatatatatatatatatatatatatacttgaTTTTCTTTCTGACTACTCTGCACACAGACAAGTGTTCATAGACACTAGCAGAAATGATTTTATTCGTTCTCATTTTTGCCCCCATGTTATCGTTGAGGCTGACCAATGTCGTTATTTTTCTTTTCTGACCAGGCATGTTTAAACTGGCTGTAAGTTGCTGCGAATTTGTGGGTTCAcgtcttttcctcgttcgTCTCCGCTTTTTCAGGCCTTCCTTTACGGCAAGGACACGCACATGCTGAGGGTCGCTGAACACAATTTCGAATTGTGTGTTTATGGCAACCCTGCTAAGCGGCGGTTGCCCGAAAGATCTTGCACAGAAGATTTTTCTGGGCAAGGCCTAAGTCGTTACTGGCTTTACAAGGAAGACACGAAGCAGATGCAATTGTTGGatgcagaaaacaaagacatcCATCCCGACaacctctgcatgcaggccgTGCAGATTCAGACGCCGAAGAGTCCTTTCGACCTCGTCCTTAGGAAATGCGATCCCAGTAGAGAGGAGCAGCACTTTGTATTTGTTCCGTagcagaggaaaacagcAAGACCGCACACAGGAACTGTGAGACGGAACAAAACGGATTTTTGACGACACGTCTCGGTGTCCCCTACCCACTTCAGTCTACTTTCAgtttcgtctgctctccCACGCAATTCCTCGCGCGCTTGGGATCTGGGGAATGTGTTTCTTCCGATGCCCATAGGCGAAACGTCTTCTTCCGAGTACAGAGGCCACAAGGGTAGTGCCGTTTTTAGAAACAGTATTCACATGCTAGAGGGTTTGCGTCTTTTGCTGTGCCTGACGCAATGGAAAGGGAAATAAATCTACGGTAAACGAGGAGTCGCATCTGCTAGTTGGATCCGGCTGGCATCCACAGCGGCGGGGGCGTGGGTCCGTGGAAACAGGCAAAATCCGAGTGAATATAATACCGATGCGTGGGCGGAAATGTGAGGGCCTTGCGGGGAGGACTGGGACAACGTTCGGCTGAACTGCGCTTGAGAGAAAGGAGTGGGTGAAGCTCTGACGGGGAGATGCCTCGCGTTTTCGTCCGTTTGAGGGCACCGCAGATTGGGGTCCCAGGCGACCCGTCGATACACCCACAGAATGTTTTCGGTAAAACCATCGTTCAGGAAGGATTCGCTTTTGCAAAACCGTGAAAGACATCAACCTGGTCTTTCTTTGGAGGGCAGAACCAAAGCGAGGCACGAATGGTTTGTTTCTGGGCCACACTGATAGTTAAATTCTCTTCCCCATACTTTCGCATTCTGTTTCCCATTTGGACTGCAAGCTCAGAGATAGCTTAGAACCGTACCGATTGGGATTGCAGTATTAACGGGAGAAAAGTATTTTCGGCATCAAGCTACTTTCCTCCCCGTCTTTactcgaggagaaaaggcgcaGTGTTGGttcatacgtatatatacgcGCTATCGCTGTTGTGGAAAAAGGGGTCAGCAGAGAGATTGTGGTGTACGCAGGAGTAACCATAAGGTAACTGCCATGTTGGGCTCTTATGGTACTCAGTGCATCCCGCGGCTGGGGGCTGAAATACAAAGAAATGCTGTTCCCTCCTGCACAAGACGCATCTGAATACTAACCGCCAGACATGAATATACTGCTTCTGTGAATGCCAAAGGTCTCGCGTGTAGAATTTCTACGCGGGGCAGTCGCCTAGCACCTGCTCACTTTTAGTCAGATTCATCGCAGCGGGAGAAACGCACAGTGCAGCTCGTTTGAAAGCGGGATAATATGCGAGGCCCGCAAACTATTTCTCACTTCAAGCGAACGTCGACAGTACAGGCGTGTTTGGCTTTGAGCACGTCTGGTGACGAAGCAAGAGCCATCGCTGAAAAGAATGGGGAGCCGAAGCGGAGGCATCAAGACTGGGGAAACATATAAAGGTGAAATACCAGAACAGCGCAGGCAtacgacagagaaaaaaaactcgaCTCGTGCACAGGATTAGAAGAAAAGTCTCTTAGGTGttggagaggcgacgaaaaagGGCGGCGATTGTCTGAAAGCGAGATATGAAGACAAAAGCCTTTAAAAGCAAACGAATGACACTCAGAGATCCCTGCTTCTCAGTGTAACTGCCATTGCCTACAACAACGTGCATTTGATGCCAAGGTGCAAGAATGACGTTCTACTTCGCAACGTAAGGCTCTCATTATTCCTTTTCTAGCGAGGCACCAAAGCTGTaattcttccttctttctcggcaTCTTTCAGTTCTGAAGAGTCGTATCGAGTCCTTTCTGTAGACGCTAACGGAAAACGGCTTTGGTTCTgatgtttcttttctctgtctctgccaaACTCTCGCCGACTGCCACTTTGAGATCTCGACGAAGCACTGGTTGCGTTCTTTGAAATTCCCCCTTGAGAGCTTGTCCGAAGCGAGGACGAGGGGGGTTGTTTTGCAGGTCTGGAGGCGGTCTGTCCTGTGAGGCTGCCACGGCCACCTTCAGCTGCGACTCGCGTCTTCCGCTGAGGTACCAGAAGCCGGACAGTGCCCGTTCTGTGAAAAACAGTACAGGAGACCGatagagaaagagcgagagagaataCACACAGGGAtccgaagaaggagagagaagaaagcgcagAACGCCAATGCAAAGGCCAATTAAGAGGCGGTGTGACGACGAATGGATCGATTGGCTGGAACCAAAAACACAAGTATGACAGAGCGAAGcggcttcgttttccttttcggaGCTCAGTAAGATATAATCCCATGTATGCATGCTTAGAGCGCCTGCTCGAAAAACGTCACAGGCAACGCACGGCGAAACAcgtgaagaagcaggagagggTTTTCTTTTGCTGGCCACGATTTTGGTGAGACattttctgtgcatgtgcatacCCGGCGTCTTTGTCTCACCTTGGGTTGACATCGACGAGTCGTAGATAGCGCAGAGTGGAAAGCTTAGCTTCGCCTGAAGTTTCGCAATACCCAGAGAATAGTATGGAGTATAACAAATGAGTGCCAAGTAATTTGGGCTACACATAAACAAGATGCCGAGTGAAACACGATTGGTGTGAGGATGCAGAAAGCAGTGTGAACGGgcggttttcttctgtgtaaGCTGGAAGGCGCCCGCTTCCTTGCATCACGACGAGAGACACACCAGACAGTCTTCCCCGCTCTTCCGTACCAGTTTGTCCAACAACTTTCAAGTTCATGTGATTCAACTCCCTGATAGTCGTGGAAGCGCcttctttgcctttctcgtAGCGCATGTGATAGAGACAATGCAGCAGCTCGTTGACGTCCCCTAGCCGAGATCGGCGACGCGTCAACGCAGGTACCCCTTCAAACACTGAAACAGTAATCTgcgaaaaaacggaaagTAACACAGTCTCCACACGAGGTCTATGCCCAGGCCCAGCACATTCGCCACTGTTAGCAGAAGAGCTATGCGTGGTAGTGTGGAGAAATGAAGCACACGGAGGGTGAAGCACAACGACGGTTTGTGTGGTGACTTGCATGCatacagatagatacatagagatagatagagagggaaagacagatatagatagatattgGTAGATAAAAAGCgagatagatacatatagatatacatagatatagatggttatagatagagagagatacagatacatagatagatagagatacgtatatagatagatacgcatacatgcatacagatCTAACCATGGACCGAAATAATACACAAATACCCTTGGGAATTCCACACGAAAGTACATTTGTAACTCTACGAACGACGCTTGCAGGGGGGCAACGACCTGGGCGACAAAGAACGAATCCCCCAGCAATGTACCAGCACAAATGGGTCCAGAACGTCTtctttttgcttcttcatACAAGGTACCTTAGCCTGCTTCGAATGAGATAACCTGCATTTCCTCACATTGGAACGTTTCTTAGTTCAGCGCATGCgggcctctttcttctttcctgtctaAGGAGAACAGAATTTTTCGGCTACATCCACACCTACCCTTCCAAGGTACAGGATGCTCTCCATCCATCCCATAGCCGCATCGCCTTCACGGATTTGAATATGGCTTCTTGAAAATACAATTTAGACGTTGCGATGTGTGAGAATAGAACTAACCCAAACTCTAATTCCAtagaaacacacaaacagcaTCTCTACTCAGAAAGATGAAAGACTTACTGGTGAGTAGCCACAGACGCACGCTTCATTCTCCGGCTCTTCACTAGCGCCTCTCGTTTGGTGCTCAGcatttcctctctcggcgtCGGGGACCCCGGGGTCCCGTGCAGGAGCCACATCGCAGAAGACTCGGCTTCGACCCCCAACTGTGGCGAACGCGGGCTGAGACATCTCTGGTCCTGAAGAGGCGGCTGTGCCAGCTGCCTCTGGAAGGTCCGAATGCGCAGCTCCCGCAGCCTGGCAAGGTGATGTGCGGAAAGAGCAAGAGTCACTCTTAGGAAAAACAAAACGAGGGGAAACTTGAAGATGTCAGTTTTAACAGCAGCGCATTTTCAGCGTCCATGATGAGATTCTGCTATCGATGACCCCCGGTTCTCGCTCCGCTTCTAACCAATGTGTGAACATCAGATCATTTTACTATTTAAAGTCCAAGGTTCTCGGACCAGAGTCTGAATTTTGCCATCCTCAGCTTCTCCATCTTTGGCATTACTAAACAACCGTGTCCCATGGAAATGGAAAAAACAACATGAAAAATACGAAACACTTCTAGGCTCAAAATCTCGAGGGACCCGGCATTCAAGAACAAGATACGAGACCGGGTGTAGCATCGTTGCCCCTCACCAGGTCAGCGTTTTTCCCTGGGATACAGTCGGAACTGCCGTCAAACGGAGCCGCGTTTCCTTGAGAAATGGACATTCCGTCATTTCTGTCCAATCCTTTCTCGTCAGAAGCCCACTCGGGAAACCTGTGGAACAGGCGAAACCGCAGGCGCTGTTTGCGGATACAAAATACCGTCGGCGCGTGCCACAGCGCCCCGCCCTTTCATCTTTGACTTCGAGTACATAACCCTAGAGAGACTGACGTGTACGATTGTGGAGGTAGGAGCAGCCGGAGGACGAACCCGGAGAGAACTCCTGGATTCTTTCTCAGAAAAAAGTGGAGGATAGAGACAGGCGAGTAACTCGTGCTCCCGTCGTACGAAAGAATACATATCAGGTAACTCCGGCGATTGACGTCCAGACGAGGGCGACACGCACAGACTTAGAGCGACAAAGCAACGTTTCACTCTCTCGCATATGCGTTCTGTGTACAGCGCACCTTAAGCATCCTTACTGCATGGAACGTTGATCGATCTTCATCCATCGTCTCAGCaactcctcgccttcttcataAATCTGCTCACAGCGGATGTCTTGCGCAGGCGCTTCGCCGCCGGCGACCTCCTGAGAGCAACAGCCAGAGACAGAATCGGATTGAAAATTCACGTGTTTTGTGAACCATTCTCCATGCGCTGTCATGGGTTGAACCATCAGCGCTTGAAGCCTGTACTTCAACCGTTTCACTGGCATCAGGGCTGTcggagacacacaaaaaaacTTTTATACTGATGTCGCGATCCGACATACACGCACATACAAgcacacgcatatatataaatatatatatatatataatacaCTTCTACGTATCATGCTCAAATGTATCATATATCCAATGGAATCTGGGCGACAAAGTGGGTATGTGTTAGCGTCGCTCCACATGCGTGACGTATCTGAAACTGCAAAAGGAAGTAGAGAACAGTGTACCCCATCTGAGCGAGTTACACCAGCGTCAGACAAAGGCAGCACGCACCTGCAAAGCTCCGAGCAGTTCATAACTGCGGAGCTGGTGGCGGAGCGTGTCGGCAAGCTGTGATTTTGCTGTAAAGAGTTGCTGGGGGCAAAGGAAcgcggaacagagaagcgctCATTTGCGACAGAGATAGTCGGCCCAGAAAAAGGATTGCTGCGCAGGGTGCGTCCTCCGACCGGTGAAGCCTTATGAAAGCGATGCCCTTTCCGTCCCAGAACAGAGGATTTTGACAGATGTTTTACGAACGCTATTCACAGTGTATATGCTCTAGTGCTTGGGCTACGAAAACGAAGTGACGGAACACACAAGTCCCTTCCTCCACCATGTTTACTCATATTGATATTGTCACAAGCAATGAGGACGGCGTCAGGTGTCAGGCGTTTCGGACAACAGCGCGTTTTCCTGCATGCGAAAGGAAGTCTCGGTGAGcactcttctcctctcttgaaATCCTCTTGTCGGAACCATtgacggaagaaaaaaggaccAAAGACGGACTTGTGGAATTCGGGGACAAGATGTTGTACTGTACTAATCGACGCTCTCGTTCTAGAGGAGTCTGGCTGGAAGCGTTGCGAGTTCCCGGGGATGTTAGACTTTTCATCTTAGCGGGCATTAATAAAGGGACGCACCTGGAATTGTTCGGAGAGCGTCTGAATGTCATTCTGGACTTTTGCAAGCCTATGAAGCAACTGACGAGGATGCCGTTCAGGGCCGTAGATGCGAGCAAACTCCTGGTCGAGGCGCTGCTCAACTATGAAGAGGTCCGTGGACATGCACTCGAACTGAgtcagaagaaagaagcaaatcCAGAAGGAACACCACTCCTAAAATTCGCGTGTTTGATTCGCGTTTAGCCGCTAATACAAGCACCCAAGATACACTGTTCTATCTCAAGTTCGGCCAAATGTCATGTTACAGTAAGCAGATCGCATGTCTTCTGCTACTTGAAACCTTCGGGTTATATACTACACAGTGCTTCTGGGGTTTAGTGTCAACGCGCACGGCAGAGTACTCAACTAGGTGCCTGTGAGACTGTGGTCCCGCTAATGAGAATCTGATTTAACCCTGTGCTCTCCTTTCGGCCATTTTCACTCAAAGAAACGCAACCAGATGATTGACGCATCTCAACCGGTGAATTTCTGCTGCGATATACACACGGGGTTGCCCGCAGCCTTCCCTACCCCGATTTCATAGATTTGAAAAAACATAAATTGGGCATTCCGCAGTCCACCGAAGTCATGCAAGCGAAATCAGGCGCGCGAACAAGCATTCGAACGATCGGGAGAACTGGCAGTGCATTGTGGTTCCCGGTCCGAATGTTTGACCgtgcagacgcgagaaaactCACTCTGTCGCGAAGTTGGTGAATTGCGTCCTCCATTGGCGATACGTTTTCGTCTAGGGAAGTATTTGAAGTCACGGTGAATAGGAAAAAAACGACCGAGTAACTGGGGAATTTGCCCCCCCCCTAACACTCGTGACGTCGCGGCTGACGCGTCTAAAGCAGAGGGGAGGGAGACCATTCGCTTTGGACAAGAAGTGCTTGTTGTCTATGTCAAAGAGCACTTCCTTACGGTGACGATGAGCTCAATAACGTTTTCATAGGTTATGGACTTCGTTGAGTGAACCAGCATGTGGAAAAGGAATTGTTCGCGTAACCATCGCTAGTGCCGGAGAATCGGAGACAGGGAGTccctcgcgcatgcattAAAGGGAAATGGACGTATCTGTGAAACGGAAACGAATTACAAATGACCTGTGTAGGCATGAATGCTGGAAGATGAGTCGAGATGAGGGAAAAACGTCAACACGGTAAACTGACGTATGTGGCTGGTTCTCTGCCTGAGTAGTGGCAACCTGGTGGCTCCCTGTCTTGTCctcacgcatgcacgcgtatCTTGCAGAAGCTTGTATACGAAGTGGCAGAGTCGGGAAGTCACAACCGCGAAGTCAACGAATATCCCGTCTCACGCGCTTGTAAAAAAGGATATTCTGTCACTTTTCAGAAATCCGAAGGCAGACGAAATGGGGGGGGAACCAGCGTGCTGTACGAACAACAGAACTTGATACGGTGCCAACTTCGGCCACGTATTTTCCTCGACACTGCGGTCAAACTTGAGCAGGGAAACGTTCTCCGGTTCTGCGATTTACGACTAAAATTGTCTCTCAACCATTCTACGTTATCAGAGAAAATACGACAGTTTTCATGCGCAGTGTATTATTGCTTTGGTGTGTGAACTCCTGGACAGTGACACCGAAAGCAAATCGGTGGTAAGGGGTCGTTAGGAGGTAAGTCGGAAACCGTTGTGTAACCTGTCCAGTTGGAAGAAGCGTTTCAAGTGTTTCGCTCGATTGGATGCGGAGTGTATCTGAAGACACATTAGCTTCGTTCTGTGGCGGCGGCATTCGTCTGAATCCTGTACTTTTCTAGTGGATTAGGCCAGCAGCTTAAAAGAGTCCGTAAGCGAACACTCCTGCCCTCACCAGAGAAGAA
This genomic interval from Toxoplasma gondii ME49 chromosome VIIb, whole genome shotgun sequence contains the following:
- a CDS encoding hypothetical protein (encoded by transcript TGME49_259520) is translated as MEDAIHQLRDRFECMSTDLFIVEQRLDQEFARIYGPERHPRQLLHRLAKVQNDIQTLSEQFQQLFTAKSQLADTLRHQLRSYELLGALQEVAGGEAPAQDIRCEQIYEEGEELLRRWMKIDQRSMQFPEWASDEKGLDRNDGMSISQGNAAPFDGSSDCIPGKNADLAAGAAHSDLPEAAGTAASSGPEMSQPAFATVGGRSRVFCDVAPARDPGVPDAERGNAEHQTRGASEEPENEACVCGYSPITVSVFEGVPALTRRRSRLGDVNELLHCLYHMRYEKGKEGASTTIRELNHMNLKVVGQTGEAKLSTLRYLRLVDVNPRTGTVRLLVPQRKTRVAAEGGRGSLTGQTASRPAKQPPSSSLRTSSQGGISKNATSASSRSQSGSRREFGRDREKKHQNQSRFPLASTERTRYDSSELKDAEKEGRITALVPR